The Sphaerochaeta globosa str. Buddy region GATGGGCAGAATTGAGTAGATGGTGAGCACTGCCAAAGCCGGCAGGGTTCCGATGCCCATGAATATCAAGGCAAAGCCCAACATGACCAGCCCCGGTATGGTTTGTACGGTTCCTGCGAGGGCGAGGACTGTTGGAGCTGCTTTCTTGTGTCTGGTAAGCAGGATCCCCAAGGGTATGGCAATCACCATTCCCAGGCCCACCGAGATGAGGACCAAAGCAATGTGCTGGCCAAGGCTGGCTATCATAGCTTCTGAGTTTTTTGAAAAGAAGGTTATCAATCTCATGCAGACAAGTCTCCCCACAGTGCTTCGCCCATCGCCTTTGCCGTACTGGTTCTGGTAATGATTCCGGCAACAGTGCGCTTGTCGTTCAGCACGACCACATAGTTGGAAGAGGAGGAGAGTAGCTTGTCCAGTGCTTCCTTCGCATCGTCCTTGCGCCCGACAGTCATGATATCGGTGTTGATCAGCTCCGCAATCGAGCGGCCGGCCTTTCCGCGAGCCTTGATATCCTCGATGGAAACTGTTCCGAGATAGGTCTCATCGTCATCGATGACAACCAAGCTATTGATATCACGCTTGCTCATCATTTCAATGGATTCAAGAGTCTTGGTACTTTTATAGACTTTATAGACCTTCTTCTTCATGAAGTCCTCTGCAAGCAAAGGAGCGGCAGGGACATCATTGTCCATATGCTTGCCCATGAAGCTCTTGATACCTGCACTTGCAGGATGCTGAAGCATCTCTTCGGGACTTGCCATCTGCAAAATCTTGCCCTTGTCCATGAAAATGATGGTATCGGCAAGCCGAAGGGCTTCATCCATGTCATGGGTGACAAAGACAATGGTCTTTTTCAGTTTCTTCTGGATTCTTTTTACTTCTTCCTGGAGCGAGTCGCGGGTGACCGGGTCCAAAGCTCCGAAGGGTTCGTCCATCAAGACAATCGGTGGGGAGGCTGCCAGAGCCCTGAGCACCCCGATCCTCTGTTGCTGTCCGCCTGAAAGTTCCGATGGATATTTCTGTGCGTTCTCTTCATAGGGCATATCAACCAGTGCAAGAAGATCGCGTACGATAGTATCGCACTCCTGCTTTGAGTAACCCAGCAGCTTGGGAACTACGCTGATGTTCTGGCTTACGGTCATATTGGGAAACAAGCCGATTTGCTGGATTACGTAGCCGATCTGGCGGCGTAGTTCGACGGCGTTTTGTTTGGTTACATCCTTGCCGTCGATGAAGACTGTGCCGGTTTTGGGTTCAATCAGCCGGTTGATCGTGCGCAGGGTAGTGGTTTTACCGCATCCGCTGGGACCTATCAGGACGACGAACTCGCCTGTTTTTATGGTAAAGCTCAAGTCCTGGAGAATGATATTTGACCCGTATCGTTTGGTCACATTCCTAAATTCAATCATTAATTATTGCTCCTCGTATGTCGGTGATGTCTGTTTTCTGTGCAAGATTAAGACAACCTAATAGTAATATATAAGTTGTCAGTTAGGCAACCCAATGCAAAAAATATGGGAGCATTACAGAGAAACCTGAAAATAGGATCGTCATTTGAGGGTATGCATAGCAAACGGCAACAAAAGTGTTCATAGAAAAATGAGGTCAGATAAAAAAATTGCCCCAGCAGAAACTGGGACATCTATAGAACCATGGGTTACTTACTCACCGCATTCATCGTGGTGGGAATGCTCATGGCAAATACTGCTGGTACTGGTGAGAGCGCCTGCAAGATAGGCCTTTACCGCTTCTTCACTGCTACCTTGGGCACCGAGGATTACCTCGATGTTGTGCTCATTGAAGATATCCACGGCACCACCGCCCATGCCACCGCTGATGATGGTATTCACTCCCAACTCATGAAGGAAATTGGGAAGGAATCCCGGGCGATGCCCTGGATTGGGAATGCTCTTGTTGGTAAGGATTTTCCCGTTTTCGGTATCGAAGACCTCAAACGTCTCACAATGACCGAAGTGGCCACACACCATTTTGTTCTCACTTGCTACTGCTACTTTCAACATTATTGACTCCTTCACTTAGTAAAAATCTAGGAAATTTTGTTACAAACTCAGGATAGACCCACCGGCCAAATACCGTACCTTATCCCCCATCGAGCGCTCAAGAGCGAGAAAGTTATCCTCTCCTGTGCAGTGACAGGTATAGAAGGTTGCCTTGCTTGCAAGCAGGGTGGAGGCGATGTGTTCAAGAACCTCAGGTTTTTCCGGCTCCCCGGTTCGGTGGTTGTAGAGATGGAAGCCTCCGATGACGTGGGTGGGGTAGAAACCCCAGTGGTCGTAGTATGCCTTCATGATATTGAGGATGCCACGATGCGAGCAGCCGCTTACAAGCAGTCTGACATCGCCTTCCTGGATGGCAAGGTATTGCTCATGACTAAAACCATCGACTACGTAGGTGTCTCCTTCCTTCCTGTACAGGCTGCTGTTGCCTGAAGGAACACAGTCCGTACCATCCACTCTGGAAAACAGGGTGTGGTTGGGACAGATGGGGGTGAACGCCGAGGTGAATACAAGTCGGTTGCTACCCAGAAGAGACTTATCGACTCCGATATAGTGATAGTCACCGACGTTGCGTTCACTATAGAAAGGACCGAAGGCTTCCTTACGGACGTAGAGTGGAGCATGGTTGTTCTTTTCAAAGAAGCTAGCAAGACCTCCGCTATGGTCATAATGCCCATGAGAGAGTACGGCCAAGTCAGCTTTCGCCAAGTCAATTCCCAACGCTTGGGCATTGTCCAGCAACAAGTCGCTTGCCCCGCTGTCAAAGAGAATGGCCTTGCTTTCTGTTTCGATGAAGAGACTTAAGCCATGCTCAAATCCGAGATTGCTGCAGTTGGTAGTATTTTCCACCAAGGTTGTTATCTTCATTGCTGTACCCGCTCCTTCCATACTTGGAGAGTCTTATCATAGATTCGTTTGATTGCATTTGATGCCGGAGTGTTCAGACAGGCCAGATTCTCACCTTTGTTCAATGATGCTATAACCTGGCTGTCATAGGGAATCTTTCCCAGGAAGGGAATTCTTTCCTTGAAACAGAATACCTCGATTTCTCCGGTGATTGTTGGATTCATGTCGAATTTATTCACAACCACTGCAACCGGGACTTGCAGCTGCCTTGCGCTTGTGATGACGCGTTTCAGATCGGAGAACGCACTGACCGAGGGCTCTGCTACCATGAGCGCCAAGTCGACTCCGCTCAGCGAAGCAATGACCGGGCAACCGATCCCCGGACTCCCATCAAGAATTGCGACCTCCGTTTCCTCTGTACAACTTTTCAGTTGTTTCTTTACCTCGCTTACCAATTTTCCGGTTGTACCGCTACCCATAGTAAGGGTGGCGGTTGAGAAGTGCTCTTCACCCCGTTCGTACAGCTTCAGATCACCTACCTTCATTGGTTGTGTATGAATCGCCCCGACAGGACACACATGCAGGCAGTAGGTACACCCTTCACAAGTGATCAGGTCGATCCGGTACGTCGGACCGGGTATGACCGCATCAAAGCGGCACACTTCAAAACATCGGTTGCAGGCAATACACAGCGAGCTGTCAATTACCGCTTTGGGAAGCCCGAAATAGTCGGATTTTTGTTCTTTCTCAAAACTACCCATGACCAGATGAAGGTTTGGTGCATCGACATCGCAGTCTGCATAAGCCTTGGCCTGTGAGAGGGCGATAAAGGTACTGGCAACGGTAGTTTTACCAGTGCCCCCCTTACCGCTGAGAATGAGGATTTGATGCATCTTCAACCTCCTGCAACAACTGGGAGAAATACTGGTGATACTTCTCACTTTGCTCGCTTGCCACCAAGCCTTCACTGGTACGATGTGCCAACTCTTGATCGTAGGGCAAGGATCCCAGAATTTTCAAATCGTGAGATTTTGCATACGTTTCCGATGGATTTGCCCCTTGCTGTGTTTTGTTCAGCAGTACTGCACAGGGTTTGCCCAAGAGCGTTGCCAGTTCATGGACCATGGCAAGGTTGTGTGCCCCGAAAATGGTGGGCTCGGCTACCAGAAGACAGAAATCAGCATGGGTGATAGCCTCTGTCACCAGACATCCGCTACCCGGAGGGCTGTCGATTATGGTAAGGCCGCTGTGCTTGTTTTTCATCAGGGCCTTGATGAGGGGAACAGCCGAGCTTTCTCCAATACGCATTTCAGCAGAAAGAAACGCGATGGAGCCGCTTTTTCCTTTGCGTACAATGCCCAGTGGTTTCTGTACCTCAGTTAAAGCTTTGCGTGGACAGATGTGCATGCAAAGGCCGCAGCTGTGGCAAATCTCCTCGAATATCAAAAGTTGTCCCCCGATTACGGCCAAGGCATTGAAGGCGCAGGCTTTGCTGCAGATTTTGCATCCATCGCACAAGGTTTGGTCTACTACCGGTTTTCCCACGGTAACCACTTCTTCCTGCACATATGAGGGTTTGAGAAATAGATGTCCATTCGGTTCTTCCACATCGCAATCGATGTAGGTAGTATGCTGTGCAACAAAGGCAAGGTTGACACTGACCAGCGTTTTGCCGGTGCCTCCCTTGCCGCTGAGTACGGCAATGGTACGATCAGTGGGCATGATGAAATCCAGGATGGATTGCATCCAATGCTACAAGCTTGTTTCCAAGGACTGCATTGATGTTGTCGGCGATACTGAGGTTCAGAGCCTTAAGCAGGGAAACGCCGGCTGTAGTAAGCACTTTTGCAGCGTTCTCTCCCAAACGGAAGGTGATGAGGGTGGTGATATTGGCGTCTACCAAGTCCTGGGCGGCTTGTATGCCGGCTCCACCGGGGCTTTGTGCTGCCTCATTCACGATGAAAATACTTTTTTGGGTTTCTGTATCGAACACACAATAATAGGGCGCTCTGCCAAATGAGACACATAGTGGACTATCCAATTTCTGTTCTTCTGCCGGTACTGCTACAATCATATTTGATCTTCTCCTTCTGGGTTATTCATTCTCTGACGCCATCGGCAACCTCGTCCGCATCTGCCTAGGCCTTGTCCGCTATGGTCGTGGAGGTGATACTCGCCTCCTTCAATAAGCAATGGTTTTCCATCCACCAAGGAAGCTGCCAGTTTTTTCCTTGCACTGTCATACATCCCCTGTACGGTGGTTCTGGCTACCTCCATCTGTTCGGAACATTCTTGTTGCGTCATTCCCTCGTGGTCGATGAGTCGGATGGTCTCATATTCATCTACGGTCATGATTACTGGTTGTTCTTCCTCCAGAGGTGACCCAAGTGGTCCGAACTTGGAATTTGGGGGAAGTGAACACACACTTCGCCATTTACGGGGTCTACTCATACCTTCTCCGACTGCCCAAGCAGTGAATCAACACGTTTCAGCTCTTCCTTAAGCAATTGTTTTCTCTCTGCGAGGGTAACAGGGGAGGCCGCAGCTGCGTAGGGCCCATTTCCCCGACCGCATCCTCTGCCTAAGCGTCTTCCCATTCCATACCCAATTCCAGAGTAATTGGTGCAACTACCCATTCCTCTTCCTGTCATCGGACCGACTCCAGCAGGACCTGTTCCATCTTTTCTTGGCATAGTGTGCCTCCTTGTACTAAGTTTGTTATTGACATATGTCAGTAACTATCTATACACTAGGCATGTTTCCGACATATGTCAATAACTAAATAAAAAATAGTTTCTTTTTTTTGAATCGGGAAGCCAATACCGCAAGAAGTAGGGAATGCATGCAAGGGTATGACTTGGAAAGCTGTTGTACAGCAGGCTCGGCTGCAGCACACCCGTGAGGAAGTGAAAGGTCTGAGTATTTCCGACCTTGTCCGTCAATCAAGGTTTGAGCGTATCGAAAATGAATTTACTCTCCAATTCTATAAAAAAAACTGGATGGACATATCAGCCGATTGAAGTGGTCAATGGCGGTATCGGATAGGTGATTCTCCTGACTTCATGTTGGCCATCCCAAGGATGTATTTACGTAGTCGCTGCAACACTCATCGGACCTGGCTGTTGTATGAATCGGCAATCCTTGGCAGATACTGATCATGATTGACAAACAACTGACGTACCAACATACCCAAGCCTGCAATATTGACACCAAGACCGGCCACCCCTGTCCAAGCTGCCCAGGTTGGCGTTGTAGGAGGATCAACGCCGTCATTCATGAGAAAGAGTGGGGTGAGCATCATGCCCAAGCCGGCAAGTTCTGTAAGCAGTCCGGCTTGCATCCAGGCACTTTGCTTCTTCATCCCTCGTTCCAGTTCAGCAATTAGTTTGGAAGTCTGCTCATCCAAGTCTTGCGTCCTGAGTAGGTCAAAGAACTGCAAAACCTCGCTTTCCCTTCCCCAGCCGGTTTCCATGGTATAGGTTTGACCCTTGTAGGTATACCGTGGTGAAACCTCATAGGCTCCACCTTTTTGTCTTGGATGGTAGACGATTCTATTCCAATCGACGGCAATGAGACTCTCTCCATCGATGTTGGTTCGTGTAACCAGGATTTCATCGGGTGGATAGACAATCTGATTGCCCTTCAGGTCCTCGAACAGCAAAGGCTTGCCAGCCTCGTACGAAATAAGTGTACCGATCCGCATCGAGCCATCGACGAGCACAACAAGGTCGCTTGCCCACAAGGCTGAAAGAGAGAGCAATGCACAGAGTAGGATTCGTTTCATACAGGTGCCTTCTTATTGAAAGAGGCCCACCGTCTTCGGCAGGCCTCATTTGTGTGTTTGTAATGTTAGAGAATGATGATCTGGTCTCGCTCGGGACCAACCGAGATGTACTTGATCGGACATCCGACCAGCTCTCCGAGGCGCTTGCAATACTGCTGGGCTTTCGGTGGCAGGTCTTCCCACTTCCTTGCTTCGGTGGTGGGCGACATCCAACCCTCGAACTCCTCATAAATCGGTTCGGCTATTTCCTGGAGGGCTGTCTCCGGCAGATAGGTTATGACCTCACCATTGACCCGATAGGCAGTACAGACCTTGATCTTCTCAAACGTATCGAGAATATCAAGCTTGGTAAGGGCGAGGGCGGTGAAGCCGTTGATCCAGCAGGAGAAGTCGGCAGCAACGGCATCGAACCAACCGCAGCGGCGGGGACGACCGGTAGTGGCTCCATACTCGCCACCGATGGCCCTAAGCTTTTCTGCAGTCTCATCCAAAAGTTCGGTCATGAAAGGACCCCCGCCTACGCTGGTTGAGTAGACCTTCGTCACTCCGATGACTTCATCGATGCGTCCAGGGCCCAAACCACTTCCCACTGCCGCCCCACCGCTGGTAGGACTGCTGCTGGTAGTGTAGGGGTAGATACCCCAGTCGAGATCACGCATGACACCCAGCTGGCCTTCCAACAGAATGCTCTTGTTTTCCTCGTACGACTGGCGGACAACCGGCAGGCTGTCGATGATCATATGGCCGAATCGGGCCTTCCACTTTGCGCAGAGATCCATCAATTCGTCGACTGTATACTCGGGAAGTCCGAAATAGGAGAGTTCACGGTTTTTTTGGGGAAGTGCCATCTCAATGCGATTGCGCAGTCGGTCAAAGTCCAATAGGTCGGCGGCACGGATACCCGAGCGGGTTGCCTTGTCGCTGTAACAGGGACCGATGCCGCGCTTGGTGGTCCCGATTTGCATCTTCTGGCTCTTTGACCCTTCCTGCGCTCCATCGAGGGCACGGTGGTAGGGCATAATCAGGTGCGCTCGCACATCAATGAAGAGGTTGTTCACCTCCACTCCCTTTGCAGCAATGGAATCAAGCTCTTCGGCCATGGTCTCAAAGTTGACCACGGTTCCAGCTCCGACGATGTTCATCGTCTCTGGATTGAAAATCCCCGAGGGAATGATATGCAAGGCAAACTTGCCCATGTCGTTGATAACCGTGTGGCCGGCATTGTCGCCGCCCTGAAAACGGATTACCAAATCGGAATGGACCGCCAAGTAGTCAACGATGCGACCCTTTCCTTCATCGCCCCATTGGGCTCCAACAATCGAAGTAACATTGCTCATCAGTACAGCTCCTTGCCTTCTTTGGCCAGTGCATCCAGCATCTGTGCCTCTTTTGCGGTGTGGTCCTCAATATCCTCGGCATCCCAGGGATACTTGATCCACAGGTCAGCAAGCTCCATGCCTGCAAAATACCGCTTAATCTCCACAGGGAATTCCACGTCCTTGGCCTTGAGCTTGTTATGCAAAACCAGTACGGCAATCTCCTCGGGGTTGAACTTCAAAAGCTCACCGACACAATAGGCCAGCGTCGCACGGGTATCGTCGACTTCGTCGATCAACAGTACTTTCTTGCCTACAAGCTGGGACTGTACTTCGTCGATCCACTGGATTTTGGTAGGGTGGTCCTTATGCTTCTTGTCGATGCCGTAATACGAGATACCCACAGCATAAATCGGGCGGTTGATGAAGGTCTTCATAATCCTTGCGGGAATGAAACCGCCGCTTCCGATTGCAACGATTACATCGGGGTCATATCCGGACTCAAGCAACTCCAAGGAGAGCTTTTTGACCAGCTTGTGAACTGAATTGTAACTGACGTAGAATTTTTTATCGTCCATCTCTTGCTCCTCAGGCTTGCGGATACATCTCAGCGATGTAGGGAAGGGTTCTATGTTTTTCATTATAATCCAGACCGTATCCCACAACCCATACATCGGGAATGGTGAAACCGATATAATCGATGTCCACCGGTACAATGTGGCGGTCGGGCTTATCCAAGAGTACTGCAGTGCGTACTGATTTGGGATTGCGGGTCTTGAAGTTGCGGATCAGGTAGTCGAGGGTGTTGCCGCTGTCCAGGATATCCTCGACGATCAGCACATGCTTGTCTTCCATGTTTTCCCGGGTGTCCATCAAGAGCCTGACATTACCGCTGTGGTCTCCCCGGTAGGAAGAAAGTGCGATGAAGTCGACGACATGCTCAACATTCAGTCTTCGGGCGAGATCGGCAATGAAAATGAAGGAGCCCTTGAGCACTCCCACCAGAATCAGCTTGCCTTCACTATCCTTGTAATCGGCACTGATTTGCCGGGCAAGCTCGTCAACCCTGCGGTTGATCGTGTCTGCATCGATGAGAACACGGGCGAGATCCTCTGTCAAAGCAGGGATCGCGAGGGAATCTTTCATTGGGCCTCCTCAACGCAACAGATTGACTGTTGGAACATGTTCTGTATGCCTGTAGGAATATACGAAAAGAGGGACAGTGTCAACGTTGGACGATTCGGCTAAAGCGTACCAGATATGAAGGATTTTTGCTACTTGACCACACTCTTGCGGTAATACTACACTGAAAGCAGAGAAAAGGAGGCCCATCATGTATGTTGATGTTCCTATCGAACTGCTGCAAATGAATCCCTTTACAGCTATCGGAAATGACGGTTTTCTCATTACTGCGGGAAATTCTGAGAAATTCAATACCATGACAGCCTCATGGGGTTCCATGGGCGTGCTGTGGGGCAGGAACATCCTCACCCTGTATGTGAGAGGTAGCCGGTACACCCACCAGTTTCTCGAGCAAGGCGAGGGCTTTACCGTCTCCTTCTTCCCACCGGATATGAAGGATCGACTTCTTTGGTGCGGACAGCACAGCGGACGGGACCACGATAAAATCACCGAGACGGGTTTGACAGTCAGCAGCTTGGTCGGGCCTGATGGGAGCGAACGTGTAACCTTCAACCAGGCTTCGTTGGTTTTCTCTTGTACGAAAGCTGCCGCTTTACCGCTTGCCAAGGAAGCATTTCTGCTTCCAAAAATTGATTCGTTCTACCAGGACGGTGACTTCCATACGATGTACATCGGATTTATTGACAGTATTCTTTCCAACCAATAGGATGGAAAAAATACCAGAGCCGGCCACGAACCTGGGATGGCTTGAAAAGGCAGGACTGCATATCCTGCCGGGGAGCATACATGGACTTTTCAAAAGAACAGGCGCAGTCTGCGCTCTCGATAATGGTGCGTTCACGCCATTTCGAGGAGTGTATCGATGATTTCTTCAAACGCAAAGAGATGCATGGGACAACCCATCTGTCCATCGGACAGGAGGCGTGCCAAGCCGGGCTTGCACTGGCACTCGATCAGGGTGATTGGATAGTTCCCACCCATCGCTGTCACGGACATACCATTGCTAGGGGAACCAACGAACGGAAGATGTTCAGCGAAATGTTCGGCTCCGCCGATGGCATCTGCAAAGGCCTTGGAGGCTCCATGCACATGACCGATGTGCAGACCTGGAATGCCGGTTCCTCTGCAGTGGTCGGCAGCGGGGTGAATTTGGCGGCAGGCCTCGCCTTTGCCTTGAAAATGCAGGAAAGCCAAGCTATCAGCGTTGCAATTTTCGGTGACGGTGCAACCAGCCGCGGTTCGGTGCATGAGAGCATGAATCTTGCCTCGGTCTGGTCTCTTCCCATCCTTTTCTTCTGTGAGAACAATAATTACGGTATGAGCGCGGCGGCCAGCAGGATGATTTCCACTTCCTCCATTGCAAGCCGTGCAGATTCCTATTCCATCAGCCATGCTACGGTGGACGGCAATGATGTCCAGGCAGTCTATAGAGCTGCATCCGAGGCGGTGGCATACATCCGGTCTACCGGAAAACCCTATTTCTTGGAAGTGAAAACCTATCGGTGTTGCGGGCATTCCAAAAGTGACCCCTGCCTCTATCGCAGCCGGGACGAAGAGGCTGCATGGAGTGAACGCGATCCCATTTTCCTCTTTTCCCGTACCATGGTCGAAAGCGGCCTCTTCACCGAGGAAGAAGTGTCTCGCCTCATTTTGGAAGCACGCAAGCACATCGACGAGGCTGCCATGGACGCCGTGGCGATTCGCGACCAGCGTATCGGTCTTGAACAGGCGATGGAATATCTCTTTGCTGACGAGGAAGAAGAGGTGTACAAGGTTTGCCAATCAACAACCAGAATGAGCTACCGCGAAGCGATACGGCAGGCATTGGACGAGGAAATGAGTCGTGACCAGGCAGTGCACCTCATCGGTGAGGATATCGGCTTATATGGAGGTTGTTTCAAGGTCACCGGAGACCTCTATGCAAAACATACCTCCCAAATGCACGAAACCCCGGTGAGTGAGGAAGCCTTCACCGGACTTGCCGTCGGTTCTTCCTTGCTGGGATTGAGACCGGTAGTCGAAATCATGTATGGAGACTTTTCCACCCTTGCCAGTGATCCGATCATCAACCATGCCGCCAAAATTCGCTTCATGAGTGCAGGTCAGCTCTCGTGTCCGATGGTGCTTCGCTCCCCGATAGGAAGCGGAACCGGTCACGGAGCACAGCATACCCAGTGCTTGGAGGCAATGTTTGCCAACGTTCCCGGCCTGATCATTGTGGCTCCTTCGTGTCCGGGCGATGCGAAAGCGTTACTCAAGACCGCCATCCGCAGCAACAACCCGGTGCTCTA contains the following coding sequences:
- the hpt gene encoding hypoxanthine phosphoribosyltransferase, with the translated sequence MKDSLAIPALTEDLARVLIDADTINRRVDELARQISADYKDSEGKLILVGVLKGSFIFIADLARRLNVEHVVDFIALSSYRGDHSGNVRLLMDTRENMEDKHVLIVEDILDSGNTLDYLIRNFKTRNPKSVRTAVLLDKPDRHIVPVDIDYIGFTIPDVWVVGYGLDYNEKHRTLPYIAEMYPQA
- a CDS encoding 4Fe-4S binding protein: MPTDRTIAVLSGKGGTGKTLVSVNLAFVAQHTTYIDCDVEEPNGHLFLKPSYVQEEVVTVGKPVVDQTLCDGCKICSKACAFNALAVIGGQLLIFEEICHSCGLCMHICPRKALTEVQKPLGIVRKGKSGSIAFLSAEMRIGESSAVPLIKALMKNKHSGLTIIDSPPGSGCLVTEAITHADFCLLVAEPTIFGAHNLAMVHELATLLGKPCAVLLNKTQQGANPSETYAKSHDLKILGSLPYDQELAHRTSEGLVASEQSEKYHQYFSQLLQEVEDASNPHSQR
- a CDS encoding MBL fold metallo-hydrolase, coding for MKITTLVENTTNCSNLGFEHGLSLFIETESKAILFDSGASDLLLDNAQALGIDLAKADLAVLSHGHYDHSGGLASFFEKNNHAPLYVRKEAFGPFYSERNVGDYHYIGVDKSLLGSNRLVFTSAFTPICPNHTLFSRVDGTDCVPSGNSSLYRKEGDTYVVDGFSHEQYLAIQEGDVRLLVSGCSHRGILNIMKAYYDHWGFYPTHVIGGFHLYNHRTGEPEKPEVLEHIASTLLASKATFYTCHCTGEDNFLALERSMGDKVRYLAGGSILSL
- a CDS encoding adenylosuccinate synthase, with protein sequence MSNVTSIVGAQWGDEGKGRIVDYLAVHSDLVIRFQGGDNAGHTVINDMGKFALHIIPSGIFNPETMNIVGAGTVVNFETMAEELDSIAAKGVEVNNLFIDVRAHLIMPYHRALDGAQEGSKSQKMQIGTTKRGIGPCYSDKATRSGIRAADLLDFDRLRNRIEMALPQKNRELSYFGLPEYTVDELMDLCAKWKARFGHMIIDSLPVVRQSYEENKSILLEGQLGVMRDLDWGIYPYTTSSSPTSGGAAVGSGLGPGRIDEVIGVTKVYSTSVGGGPFMTELLDETAEKLRAIGGEYGATTGRPRRCGWFDAVAADFSCWINGFTALALTKLDILDTFEKIKVCTAYRVNGEVITYLPETALQEIAEPIYEEFEGWMSPTTEARKWEDLPPKAQQYCKRLGELVGCPIKYISVGPERDQIIIL
- a CDS encoding NifB/NifX family molybdenum-iron cluster-binding protein; the protein is MLKVAVASENKMVCGHFGHCETFEVFDTENGKILTNKSIPNPGHRPGFLPNFLHELGVNTIISGGMGGGAVDIFNEHNIEVILGAQGSSEEAVKAYLAGALTSTSSICHEHSHHDECGE
- a CDS encoding NifB/NifX family molybdenum-iron cluster-binding protein, which encodes MIVAVPAEEQKLDSPLCVSFGRAPYYCVFDTETQKSIFIVNEAAQSPGGAGIQAAQDLVDANITTLITFRLGENAAKVLTTAGVSLLKALNLSIADNINAVLGNKLVALDAIHPGFHHAH
- a CDS encoding flavin reductase, producing MYVDVPIELLQMNPFTAIGNDGFLITAGNSEKFNTMTASWGSMGVLWGRNILTLYVRGSRYTHQFLEQGEGFTVSFFPPDMKDRLLWCGQHSGRDHDKITETGLTVSSLVGPDGSERVTFNQASLVFSCTKAAALPLAKEAFLLPKIDSFYQDGDFHTMYIGFIDSILSNQ
- a CDS encoding phosphoribosyltransferase is translated as MDDKKFYVSYNSVHKLVKKLSLELLESGYDPDVIVAIGSGGFIPARIMKTFINRPIYAVGISYYGIDKKHKDHPTKIQWIDEVQSQLVGKKVLLIDEVDDTRATLAYCVGELLKFNPEEIAVLVLHNKLKAKDVEFPVEIKRYFAGMELADLWIKYPWDAEDIEDHTAKEAQMLDALAKEGKELY
- a CDS encoding ABC transporter ATP-binding protein: MIEFRNVTKRYGSNIILQDLSFTIKTGEFVVLIGPSGCGKTTTLRTINRLIEPKTGTVFIDGKDVTKQNAVELRRQIGYVIQQIGLFPNMTVSQNISVVPKLLGYSKQECDTIVRDLLALVDMPYEENAQKYPSELSGGQQQRIGVLRALAASPPIVLMDEPFGALDPVTRDSLQEEVKRIQKKLKKTIVFVTHDMDEALRLADTIIFMDKGKILQMASPEEMLQHPASAGIKSFMGKHMDNDVPAAPLLAEDFMKKKVYKVYKSTKTLESIEMMSKRDINSLVVIDDDETYLGTVSIEDIKARGKAGRSIAELINTDIMTVGRKDDAKEALDKLLSSSSNYVVVLNDKRTVAGIITRTSTAKAMGEALWGDLSA
- a CDS encoding DUF134 domain-containing protein, whose translation is MSRPRKWRSVCSLPPNSKFGPLGSPLEEEQPVIMTVDEYETIRLIDHEGMTQQECSEQMEVARTTVQGMYDSARKKLAASLVDGKPLLIEGGEYHLHDHSGQGLGRCGRGCRWRQRMNNPEGEDQI
- a CDS encoding ATP-binding protein; the protein is MHQILILSGKGGTGKTTVASTFIALSQAKAYADCDVDAPNLHLVMGSFEKEQKSDYFGLPKAVIDSSLCIACNRCFEVCRFDAVIPGPTYRIDLITCEGCTYCLHVCPVGAIHTQPMKVGDLKLYERGEEHFSTATLTMGSGTTGKLVSEVKKQLKSCTEETEVAILDGSPGIGCPVIASLSGVDLALMVAEPSVSAFSDLKRVITSARQLQVPVAVVVNKFDMNPTITGEIEVFCFKERIPFLGKIPYDSQVIASLNKGENLACLNTPASNAIKRIYDKTLQVWKERVQQ
- a CDS encoding alpha-ketoacid dehydrogenase subunit alpha/beta yields the protein MDFSKEQAQSALSIMVRSRHFEECIDDFFKRKEMHGTTHLSIGQEACQAGLALALDQGDWIVPTHRCHGHTIARGTNERKMFSEMFGSADGICKGLGGSMHMTDVQTWNAGSSAVVGSGVNLAAGLAFALKMQESQAISVAIFGDGATSRGSVHESMNLASVWSLPILFFCENNNYGMSAAASRMISTSSIASRADSYSISHATVDGNDVQAVYRAASEAVAYIRSTGKPYFLEVKTYRCCGHSKSDPCLYRSRDEEAAWSERDPIFLFSRTMVESGLFTEEEVSRLILEARKHIDEAAMDAVAIRDQRIGLEQAMEYLFADEEEEVYKVCQSTTRMSYREAIRQALDEEMSRDQAVHLIGEDIGLYGGCFKVTGDLYAKHTSQMHETPVSEEAFTGLAVGSSLLGLRPVVEIMYGDFSTLASDPIINHAAKIRFMSAGQLSCPMVLRSPIGSGTGHGAQHTQCLEAMFANVPGLIIVAPSCPGDAKALLKTAIRSNNPVLYFEHKHLYNNLGPVGDEQYLLPIGKAITKKRGKDVTIVSYSHAVTTCLEAAATLSLQDEIEAEVIDLATLKPMDTQTILRSVKKTGRLLVVHDSPEYGGYGAEVIACVTSDSDALASLQATPRRLCGKESPIPFAPELELEVIPSKEAVVQAVRLLF
- a CDS encoding DUF5320 domain-containing protein, with protein sequence MPRKDGTGPAGVGPMTGRGMGSCTNYSGIGYGMGRRLGRGCGRGNGPYAAAASPVTLAERKQLLKEELKRVDSLLGQSEKV